A window of Nerophis ophidion isolate RoL-2023_Sa linkage group LG17, RoL_Noph_v1.0, whole genome shotgun sequence contains these coding sequences:
- the LOC133535856 gene encoding prolactin-releasing peptide receptor-like gives MEFNHSGVSASAHRVFYEVAVRGNESSQFADVVLLQTFKPLIVPCYVLVVLVGVFSNYLLLYVICRTRKMHNVTSFFIGNLAFSDMLMCVACVPFTLAYAFNPHGWVFGRFLCYLVFLIQPVTVYVSVFTLTAIAVDRFYATVHPLKKRTSVTTCASVLAGIWLMSCGLVAPAVSHTYHVEFKEEGFTICEEFWLGQERERRVYAYSTLLVTYVLPLSAVFVSYLCITVKLKKCVAPGHRTQERAAAQQSRKRKIFRLVALLVFAFAACWLPIHVFNILRDVDITLINKRFFLLIQLLCHLCAMSSSCCNPFLYAWLHDRFRAELRKTLECRRRVGAPINHRAAGVVL, from the exons ATGGAGTTCAACCACAGCGGCGTGTCGGCGAGCGCGCACAGAGTCTTCTACGAGGTGGCGGTCCGCGGCAACGAGAGCTCCCAGTTCGCCGACGTGGTCCTGCTGCAGACGTTCAAGCCCCTGATCGTCCCCTGCTACGTGCTGGTGGTGCTGGTGGGCGTCTTCAGCAACTACCTGCTCCTCTACGTCATCTGCCGCACGCGCAAGATGCACAACGTCACCAGCTTCTTCATCGGCAACCTGGCCTTCTCCGACATGCTGATGTGCGTGGCGTGCGTGCCTTTCACGCTGGCCTACGCCTTCAACCCCCACGGCTGGGTCTTCGGGCGCTTCCTGTGCTACCTGGTCTTCCTCATCCAGCCCGTGACCGTCTACGTGTCGGTCTTCACGCTCACCGCCATCGCTGTGGACAG GTTCTACGCGACAGTGCACCCCCTCAAGAAGCGCACCTCCGTGACCACCTGCGCCTCGGTCCTGGCCGGAATCTGGCTGATGTCCTGCGGCCTGGTGGCCCCCGCGGTGAGCCACACCTATCACGTGGAGTTCAAGGAGGAGGGCTTCACCATCTGCGAGGAGTTCTGGTTGGGCCAAGAGCGGGAGCGGCGGGTCTACGCCTACAGCACCCTGCTGGTCACCTACGTCCTGCCCCTGTCCGCCGTCTTCGTGTCCTACTTGTGCATCACCGTCAAACTGAAGAAGTGCGTGGCCCCCGGTCACAGGACGCAGGAGAGGGCCGCCGCCCAGCAAAGCCGGAAGAGGAAGATCTTCCGCCTGGTGGCCCTCCTGGTGTTCGCCTTCGCCGCCTGCTGGCTGCCCATCCACGTCTTCAACATTCTGCGGGACGTGGACATCACGCTCATCAACAAGCGCTTCTTCCTGCTCATACAGCTGCTCTGCCACCTGTGCGCCATGAGCTCCTCCTGCTGCAACCCCTTCCTCTACGCCTGGCTGCACGACCGCTTCCGAGCGGAGCTCAGGAAGACGCTCGAGTGCCGACGCCGCGTCGGAGCGCCCATCAATCACCGCGCCGCAGGTGTGGTCTTGTAG